A window of Malania oleifera isolate guangnan ecotype guangnan chromosome 5, ASM2987363v1, whole genome shotgun sequence contains these coding sequences:
- the LOC131156460 gene encoding uncharacterized protein LOC131156460 has translation MVIVSSSTNTPGFVSLKKGGRKRTRHLRYVYEGSAVALTVDSMTKSKSRKLKKADRKLKLADRSDWFCPSSLEEEIKSSLFACPLEKKDVCVPDLGVPLDFPSSPAVEMAQASVHSVTPQPAAAATLWKSLLMGNMEGATTLDYQPPMETGKKGNPFFCKDGIRPSD, from the exons ATGGTTATAGTCTCATCTTCAACAAATACTCCTGGATTTGTTTCTTTGAAGAAAGGAGGTAGGAAGAGGACTAGACATTTGAGGTATGTATACGAAGGCTCGGCTGTTGCTCTTACTGTTGACTCTATGACTAAATCAAAATCTAGAAAGCTAAAGAAAGCAGATAGAAAATTGAAATTGGCGGATAGATCTGACTGGTTTTGCCCTAGTTcgctggaagaagaaataaaatccAGTCTCTTTGCCTGCCCTTTGGAGAAAAAGGATGTCTGTGTTCCTGATTTAGGGGTTCCCTTGGATTTTCCCAGCTCCCCTGCTGTTGAGATGGCCCAAGCTTCTGTGCATTCGGTCACGCCCCAACCTGCTGCTGCGGCTACTTTATGGAAATCCCTGTTGATGGGAAATATGGAGGGTGCTACAACTCTGGATTACCAACCTCCTATGGAGACAGGAAAGAAG GGAAACCCCTTCTTCTGCAAAGATGGCATAAGGCCATCAGACTAG